Proteins encoded within one genomic window of Glycine soja cultivar W05 chromosome 1, ASM419377v2, whole genome shotgun sequence:
- the LOC114419002 gene encoding subtilisin-like protease SBT1.7 produces MEMFLKPFVATLLVLFFILYDVSLATMENKSAENPKGTYIVHLAKSEMPSSFNQHSIWYKSVLKSASNSAEMLYTYDNVIHGFSTRLTHEEAWLLRSQAGILKVQPEKIYKPHTTRTPHFLGLDKIADMVPESNEGSDIIIGLLDTGVWPESKSFDDTGLGPIPNTWKGKCESSVDFNASSCNKKLIGARSYSKGYEAMMGPIIGITKSPRDIDGHGSHTASTAAGSVVKGASLFGYASGTARGMASRARVAVYKVCWKDSCVVSDILAAIDAAISDNVNVLSISLGGGGSKYYDDDGVAIGAFAAMEKGILVSCSAGNDGPDPSSLGSNTAPWVITVGAGTIDRDFPAYVSLGNGKNYSGVSLFSGNSLPDNNSLFPITYAGIASFDPLGNECLFGSLDPKKVKGKIVLCDLGNIPMAEKGFAVKSAGGVGLVLGTVENDGEEQATEPTNLPTIVVGIEATKAIKKYLLYDPKSMATIVSQGTKVGIEPSPVVAEFSSRGPNLLTPQVMKPDLIAPGVDILGAWTRHKGPTDYKEDHRRVDFNIISGTSMSCPHVSGIAAIIKSVNPNWSPAAIRSALMTTAYSTYTNGKSLIDSATNKSSTPFDIGAGHVNPVLALNPGLVYDLTTTDDYLHFLCALNYTPKRIESVARRKYKCDPHKHYNVADLNYPSFSVVYKTNNPTIVKHTRTLTNVGVAGTYNVSVTLDIPSVKIVVEPNVLSFNQNENKSYTVTFTPSGPSPSTGFGFGRLEWSNGKNIVGSPISIYFEPPGVIGNS; encoded by the coding sequence ATGGAGATGTTTTTGAAACCATTTGTTGCAACtcttttagttttgttttttatcctCTATGATGTATCTTTGGCAACTATGGAGAATAAAAGTGCAGAGAACCCGAAAGGTACTTACATAGTCCACTTGGCCAAATCCGAAATGCCATCAAGCTTCAATCAGCATTCAATATGGTACAAATCAGTTTTGAAATCAGCATCCAACTCGGCAGAAATGCTTTACACATATGACAATGTGATTCATGGATTCTCAACCAGATTAACACATGAAGAAGCATGGTTACTGAGGAGTCAAGCTGGTATTCTAAAAGTGCAACCAGAGAAAATATACAAGCCACACACAACTCGAACACCACATTTCCTTGGACTCGACAAAATCGCCGACATGGTCCCTGAGTCAAACGAAGGAAGTGACATCATTATCGGACTCCTCGACACAGGTGTTTGGCCCGAAAGCAAGAGCTTTGACGACACCGGGCTAGGACCGATCCCCAACACATGGAAGGGAAAATGCGAATCAAGCGTTGATTTCAATGCCTCAAGTTGCAATAAGAAGTTGATAGGAGCTAGGTCTTATTCAAAAGGCTACGAGGCTATGATGGGTCCCATTATTGGAATAACCAAATCGCCTCGAGACATTGACGGCCACGGCAGCCACACTGCAAGCACAGCCGCGGGATCTGTAGTGAAAGGCGCAAGCCTATTCGGCTATGCTTCCGGTACAGCGCGTGGGATGGCCTCACGCGCTAGGGTTGCTGTCTATAAGGTTTGTTGGAAAGATTCTTGTGTTGTTTCTGACATATTGGCTGCAATAGACGCAGCCATCTCTGACAACGTCAATGTCCTTTCAATATCActtggtggtggtggatcaaagtATTACGATGACGATGGCGTTGCAATTGGAGCCTTTGCAGCAATGGAGAAAGGGATTCTAGTTTCTTGCTCAGCAGGAAATGATGGCCCTGATCCATCGTCTCTCGGCTCCAACACAGCACCTTGGGTGATCACGGTGGGAGCTGGTACAATCGATCGTGATTTCCCAGCGTATGTTAGCCTTGGGAATGGAAAAAATTATTCTGGAGTGTCATTGTTTAGTGGCAATTCTTTGCCCGATAATAATTCTCTCTTTCCAATCACATACGCCGGGATTGCAAGCTTTGATCCATTAGGAAATGAGTGTTTATTTGGAAGCTTGGATCCAAAAAAGGTTAAAGGGAAAATTGTGTTGTGCGATCTTGGAAATATTCCTATGGCAGAGAAAGGGTTTGCGGTGAAATCTGCCGGCGGTGTGGGCTTAGTGTTGGGAACAGTGGAAAACGATGGGGAGGAACAAGCAACAGAACCCACTAATTTGCCAACAATTGTAGTAGGTATTGAAGCTACAAAAGCAATAAAAAAGTACCTATTGTATGATCCAAAATCGATGGCTACGATTGTGTCTCAAGGAACAAAGGTTGGAATTGAGCCATCGCCAGTTGTTGCGGAGTTTAGCTCTCGTGGTCCAAATCTACTTACGCCACAGGTAATGAAACCCGATTTAATTGCGCCAGGTGTTGATATTTTAGGGGCATGGACAAGACATAAGGGTCCCACTGATTACAAAGAAGATCATAGGCGCGTGGACTTCAATATAATCTCGGGAACATCAATGTCATGCCCTCACGTGAGCGGGATAGCGGCTATAATAAAGTCAGTTAATCCAAATTGGAGCCCCGCCGCAATCCGATCTGCACTAATGACCACTGCTTATTCGACTTACACAAATGGTAAAAGTTTGATAGATAGTGCCACAAACAAATCGTCAACACCATTTGATATTGGTGCTGGACATGTGAACCCAGTTCTTGCGCTTAATCCAGGACTCGTTTATGATTTGACGACCACGGATGATTATCTCCACTTCCTTTGTGCGTTAAACTACACACCCAAAAGGATCGAGTCCGTGGCCAGGAGAAAGTACAAGTGTGATCCTCACAAACACTACAATGTAGCCGACCTAAATTACCCTTCTTTTAGTGTGGTGTATAAAACAAACAACCCAACGATTGTTAAGCACACTCGAACTCTTACTAATGTTGGGGTCGCAGGAACATACAATGTATCGGTTACGTTGGATATTCCATCTGTCAAAATCGTAGTTGAGCCGAATGTCTTGAGCTTCAACCAAAATGAGAACAAGTCATATACAGTCACATTTACACCATCCGGTCCATCGCCCTCGACTGGTTTTGGTTTTGGACGTTTGGAATGGTCAAATGGAAAGAACATTGTTGGAAGTCCTATCTCAA